A genomic region of Magnolia sinica isolate HGM2019 chromosome 6, MsV1, whole genome shotgun sequence contains the following coding sequences:
- the LOC131248850 gene encoding uncharacterized protein LOC131248850, producing the protein MLMLIFSWMNMTRGGDFGSRLALETMTKRSPADWWERFGDRTPQLTKFAVRVLSLTCSASGCERNWSTFEQIHTKKRNRLEQQKLNSLVYVMYNMKLRERSMKRRAAMDPILVDHIESDDEWIAEKEGPVLPTDPSWLEDQNMAFDISAITTIPESDDPVDSNAPSTSNISEGDCPPPSSRKRKATTLSGPMGRFLTPIREEGDIRMSVRGVDDVHADVDADADDERPRPGDEVNEDDDNDDDLLDIDDL; encoded by the exons ATGCTGATGCTGATATTCAGTTGGATGAATATGACAAGAGGAGGGGATTTTGGCTCTCGCCTTGCACTCGAAACCATGACAAAGCGTTCCCCAG CTGATTGGTGGGAACGCTTTGGAGATAGAACTCCACAGCTTACGAAGTTTGCAGTACGAGTTTTAAGCCTCACATGCAGTGCTTCTGGCTGTGAGAGAAATTGGAGTACTTTTGAGCAG ATCCACACAAAGAAGAGAAATCGGCTAGAGCAACAAAAACTCAACTCTCTAGTGTATGTGATGTATAATATGAAattgagagaaagaagcatgaagAGAAGGGCGGCAATGGATCCAATATTGGTGGACCACATTGAAtcagatgatgaatggattgctGAGAAAGAAGGCCCTGTTCTCCCAACTGATCCATCGTGGCTCGAAGATCAAAATATGGCCTTTGATATTAGTGCCATTACAACTATTCCGGAGTCTGATGATCCAGTTGACAGCAATGCACCATCAACATCTAATATTTCTGAAGGAGATTGCCCCCCACCTTCCTCAAGGAAAAGGAAGGCAACTACTTTAA GTGGTCCCATGGGAAGATTTCTTACTCCTATAAGAGAGGAAGGAGATATAAGAATGAGTGTTCGTGGTGTGGATGATGTACATGCAGATGTAGATGCTGATGCTGATGATGAAAGGCCTAGACCTGGTGACGAAGTGAATGAGGATGACGACAACGACGATGACCTATTAGATATAGATGACCTTTAG